Proteins found in one Oncorhynchus keta strain PuntledgeMale-10-30-2019 chromosome 2, Oket_V2, whole genome shotgun sequence genomic segment:
- the LOC118401142 gene encoding leucine-rich repeat-containing protein 73-like isoform X1, with protein sequence MSCSLVDTFTKMLPGSIQITGETLSGAEIKDICDSLKENSVRLLSIRGCQLSDRDFGRVCRGVAESHSLAQLNMNLGVVSTINRTKHLADALKTNRSIQTLFLHGSPLLDAGLVTLNTALSTHPSLVSLDLGDCMLGDEALRLICAMLPPDGAKSACPTGLRELTLSANPSITTKGWARLAIAVAHSSQLRVLNLDYNPLGDQIAGMLAVAVASSRTLEVLDLEGTGLSNQSAQVFLEMVENYPTCLRMLVLAENAISPELQQQISDLLSEGEEDDDKEGEARGSAAIPTREKTAWIPHSNSHPQMVLLTSGLGESLLAETEM encoded by the exons ATGTCATGTAGCCTAGTAGACACATTTACCAAAATGCTACCAGGTTCTATTCAAATAACGGGAGAGACACTGTCGGGAGCTGAGATCAAGGATATATGTGACAGCCTGAAAGAGAACAGTGTGAGGCTTCTGTCAATTAGGGGATGTCAGCTTTCGGACCGAGACTTTGGACGGGTGTGTCGTGGTGTGGCGGAGTCCCACTCACTGGCGCAACTAAACATGAACCTCGGTGTGGTCTCCACCATCAACCGAACCAAGCATCTCGCAGATGCACTCAAGACAAACAGATCGATCCAGACCCTTTT TCTCCATGGAAGCCCCCTCCTAGATGCAGGATTGGTCACCCTCAACACTGCATTGTCCACTCACCCTTCACTGGTGTCTCTGGACCTGGGGGACTGTATGCTGGGGGATGAGGCACTGCGGCTTATCTGTGCCATGCTGCCTCCGGATGGGGCCAAGTCAG CCTGTCCCACAGGGCTTAGAGAGCTGACTCTTAGTGCGAACCCCAGCATCACAACCAAGGGATGGGCCCGCCTGGCCATCGCTGTGGCCCACAGCTCCCAGCTCCGAGTCCTCAACTTGGACTACAACCCCCTGG GGGACCAGATTGCAGGTATGCTAGCAGTGGCTGTGGCGTCCAGCAGAACTCTGGAGGTGTTGGATCTGGAGGGAACAGGACTCTCAAATCAGTCAGCACAG GTCTTCCTCGAAATGGTGGAGAACTACCCCACCTGTCTGCGCATGCTGGTCCTGGCTGAGAACGCCATCAGCCCCGAGCTGCAGCAGCAGATTTCCGACCTGCTCTCCGAGGGAGAGGAGGACGATGACAAGGAGGGCGAGGCACGAGGCAGCGCTGCCATCCCCACCAGGGAGAAAACGGCTTGGATCCCCCACAGCA ACTCCCACCCCCAGATGGTCCTGCTGACGTCAGGTCTAGGTGAGAGCCTACTGGCTGAGACTGAGATGTGA
- the LOC118401142 gene encoding leucine-rich repeat-containing protein 73-like isoform X2 → MSCSLVDTFTKMLPGSIQITGETLSGAEIKDICDSLKENSVRLLSIRGCQLSDRDFGRVCRGVAESHSLAQLNMNLGVVSTINRTKHLADALKTNRSIQTLFLHGSPLLDAGLVTLNTALSTHPSLVSLDLGDCMLGDEALRLICAMLPPDGAKSGLRELTLSANPSITTKGWARLAIAVAHSSQLRVLNLDYNPLGDQIAGMLAVAVASSRTLEVLDLEGTGLSNQSAQVFLEMVENYPTCLRMLVLAENAISPELQQQISDLLSEGEEDDDKEGEARGSAAIPTREKTAWIPHSNSHPQMVLLTSGLGESLLAETEM, encoded by the exons ATGTCATGTAGCCTAGTAGACACATTTACCAAAATGCTACCAGGTTCTATTCAAATAACGGGAGAGACACTGTCGGGAGCTGAGATCAAGGATATATGTGACAGCCTGAAAGAGAACAGTGTGAGGCTTCTGTCAATTAGGGGATGTCAGCTTTCGGACCGAGACTTTGGACGGGTGTGTCGTGGTGTGGCGGAGTCCCACTCACTGGCGCAACTAAACATGAACCTCGGTGTGGTCTCCACCATCAACCGAACCAAGCATCTCGCAGATGCACTCAAGACAAACAGATCGATCCAGACCCTTTT TCTCCATGGAAGCCCCCTCCTAGATGCAGGATTGGTCACCCTCAACACTGCATTGTCCACTCACCCTTCACTGGTGTCTCTGGACCTGGGGGACTGTATGCTGGGGGATGAGGCACTGCGGCTTATCTGTGCCATGCTGCCTCCGGATGGGGCCAAGTCAG GGCTTAGAGAGCTGACTCTTAGTGCGAACCCCAGCATCACAACCAAGGGATGGGCCCGCCTGGCCATCGCTGTGGCCCACAGCTCCCAGCTCCGAGTCCTCAACTTGGACTACAACCCCCTGG GGGACCAGATTGCAGGTATGCTAGCAGTGGCTGTGGCGTCCAGCAGAACTCTGGAGGTGTTGGATCTGGAGGGAACAGGACTCTCAAATCAGTCAGCACAG GTCTTCCTCGAAATGGTGGAGAACTACCCCACCTGTCTGCGCATGCTGGTCCTGGCTGAGAACGCCATCAGCCCCGAGCTGCAGCAGCAGATTTCCGACCTGCTCTCCGAGGGAGAGGAGGACGATGACAAGGAGGGCGAGGCACGAGGCAGCGCTGCCATCCCCACCAGGGAGAAAACGGCTTGGATCCCCCACAGCA ACTCCCACCCCCAGATGGTCCTGCTGACGTCAGGTCTAGGTGAGAGCCTACTGGCTGAGACTGAGATGTGA